A genome region from Ralstonia solanacearum K60 includes the following:
- the apbC gene encoding iron-sulfur cluster carrier protein ApbC: MSLTVEQITEALRGVVDPNTGRDLVSSKSVRNVRVDGGDVSLDVELGYPARSQFEPIRKLVIGALRQVEGVANVSVQVSMKIVAHAVQRGVHLLPNVKNIIAVASGKGGVGKSTTAVNLALALAAEGANVGILDADIYGPSQPMMLGIQGQPESTDGKTMEPMEGHGLQANSIGFLIEQDNPMVWRGPMVTSALEQLLKQTNWRDLDYLIVDMPPGTGDIQLTLSQKVPVTGAVIVTTPQDIALIDAKKGLKMFEKVGIPIIGVVENMAIYCCPNCGHTEHIFGAGGGEKMCAQYGVPFLGSLPLNLSIREQADSGRPTVVADPDGAIAGVYREIARRVAISVAEKAKDMTSKFPSIVVQNT; encoded by the coding sequence TTGAGCCTGACCGTCGAACAGATCACCGAAGCCCTGCGCGGCGTGGTGGATCCCAATACCGGGCGCGACCTGGTCTCGTCCAAGTCGGTGCGCAATGTCCGGGTCGATGGCGGCGACGTGTCGCTGGATGTCGAGCTCGGGTATCCGGCCAGGAGCCAGTTCGAGCCCATCCGCAAGCTGGTGATCGGCGCGCTGCGCCAGGTCGAAGGTGTGGCGAACGTCAGCGTGCAGGTGTCGATGAAGATCGTCGCGCACGCGGTGCAGCGCGGCGTCCATCTGCTGCCCAACGTCAAGAACATTATCGCGGTGGCGTCGGGCAAGGGCGGCGTGGGCAAGTCGACCACGGCCGTGAACCTGGCGCTGGCGCTGGCCGCCGAAGGGGCGAACGTGGGCATTCTCGATGCCGACATCTACGGCCCCAGCCAGCCGATGATGCTGGGCATCCAGGGCCAGCCGGAATCCACCGATGGCAAGACCATGGAGCCGATGGAGGGGCATGGCCTGCAGGCCAACTCGATCGGTTTCCTGATCGAGCAGGACAACCCGATGGTGTGGCGCGGCCCGATGGTCACCTCCGCGCTGGAGCAGTTGCTCAAGCAGACCAACTGGCGCGACCTGGACTACCTCATCGTCGACATGCCGCCGGGCACGGGCGACATCCAGCTCACGCTGTCGCAGAAGGTGCCCGTGACCGGCGCGGTGATCGTCACCACGCCGCAGGACATCGCGCTGATCGACGCCAAGAAGGGGCTGAAGATGTTCGAGAAGGTGGGCATCCCCATCATCGGCGTGGTGGAGAACATGGCGATCTACTGCTGCCCGAACTGCGGCCACACCGAGCACATCTTCGGCGCGGGCGGCGGCGAGAAGATGTGCGCGCAGTACGGCGTGCCGTTCCTCGGCAGCCTGCCGCTGAATCTCTCGATCCGCGAGCAGGCGGACTCGGGCCGGCCGACCGTGGTGGCGGATCCGGACGGCGCCATCGCCGGCGTCTATCGGGAGATCGCGCGCCGCGTCGCCATCTCCGTCGCCGAGAAGGCGAAGGACATGACGAGCAAGTTCCCGTCGATCGTGGTGCAGAACACCTGA
- a CDS encoding DUF3305 domain-containing protein, whose product MDTPAEPPPTERPSVRMAVVLCRRPTGNRWQPFQWRLEAVVPDLGEFGTAPRCLDRTDALERWLTPGFDVTLFHDEAEGYYLNATAVAPCWFVLWRMGEPGTAQEGRAVPHTVSLSYNEAGRWLDGGETVENVPLDAASLAWLRAYVEQNYRPEPKKRRRPESFLSPEDRAKY is encoded by the coding sequence GTGGACACGCCCGCCGAGCCGCCGCCGACCGAACGCCCGTCCGTGCGCATGGCGGTGGTGCTGTGCCGCCGGCCGACGGGCAACCGCTGGCAGCCGTTCCAGTGGCGGCTGGAGGCGGTGGTGCCCGACCTCGGTGAGTTCGGCACCGCGCCGCGCTGCCTGGACCGCACCGATGCGCTCGAGCGCTGGCTCACGCCCGGCTTCGATGTCACGCTGTTCCACGACGAAGCCGAGGGCTACTATCTGAACGCGACTGCCGTCGCGCCGTGCTGGTTCGTGCTGTGGCGCATGGGCGAGCCGGGCACGGCGCAGGAAGGGCGGGCCGTTCCGCATACGGTGTCGCTCAGCTATAACGAGGCCGGCCGCTGGCTCGACGGCGGCGAGACGGTCGAGAACGTGCCGCTGGATGCGGCATCGCTGGCGTGGCTGCGGGCCTACGTGGAACAGAACTATCGGCCGGAGCCGAAGAAGCGGCGGCGGCCGGAGTCGTTCCTGTCGCCGGAAGACCGCGCGAAGTATTGA
- a CDS encoding molybdopterin-dependent oxidoreductase: MLLTRKPAAQDANTGQARRTGAATLSGSLARGLAGALPTMDRRTFLKRSGIGVGAGLAASQLSLVQKASVGEARAAEGKDDIVVRRTVCSHCSVGCAVDAVVQNGVWVRQEPVFDSPINLGAHCAKGAALREHGHGEYRLKTPMKLVDGRYQRISWEQALGEIVEKMKAIRQETGPDSFFFVGSSKHSNEQSYLLRKWVSFFGTNNCDHQARICHSTTVAGVANTWGYGAMTNSYNDMQNARCALYIGSNAAEAHPVSMLHLLHAKETGCKVIVVDPRYTRTAAKSDEYVRIRSGTDISFLFGLLYHIFQNGWEDKQFLHDRVYGMDKVRDEVMAKWTPDKVEEVCGVPEAQVRKVAEMMAMNRPSTLVWCMGQTQHTIGNAIVRASCIVQLALGNIGKSGGGANIFRGHDNVQGATDVGPNPDSLPGYYGLAAGAWKHYAAVWGVDYDWIKGRFASQAMMEKSGTTVSRWIDAVLEKNELIDQDNNVRAMFYWGHAPNSQTRGLEMKHALDKLDLLVVIDPYPSATAAMANMPAADGTPPNPNRAVYLLPAATQFETSGSCTASNRSLQWREKVIEPLFESQPDHVIMQALADRLGFGNELSKHLKITEYKRAGMTWREPGTESILREINRSNWTIGYTGQSPERLQAHMRNMHLFDVRTLRCKGGKDPVTGYDLTGDYFGLPWPCYGTPELKHPGTANLYDTGKHVMDGGGNFRANFGVERDGVNLLAEDGSYSLGAELTTGYPEFDHVFLKKLGWWDDLTDAEKKAAEGKNWKTDLSGGIQRVAMKHGCHPFGNAKARAVVWNFPDPIPQHREPLYSTRPDMVAKYPTHDDKKTFWRLPTLYKTVQQRNIENKVYEQFPIILTSGRLVEYEGGGEETRSNPWLAELQQENFVEINPKAAADRGIRNNDYVWVKTPTGARIKVRALVTERVGVDHAFIPFHFSGWWQGKDLLDYYPEGAHPIVRGEAVNTATTYGYDSVTMMQETKTTVCQIERFA, translated from the coding sequence ATGCTTCTGACCCGCAAACCGGCGGCGCAGGATGCCAACACCGGACAGGCCCGCCGCACCGGCGCCGCAACCTTGTCCGGCAGCCTGGCGCGCGGCCTGGCCGGTGCGCTGCCGACCATGGACCGGCGGACCTTCCTCAAGCGCTCCGGCATCGGCGTGGGCGCGGGGCTGGCGGCGTCGCAGCTGTCGCTGGTGCAGAAGGCGTCGGTGGGCGAGGCGCGGGCGGCCGAGGGCAAGGACGACATCGTCGTGCGCCGCACGGTGTGCTCGCACTGCTCGGTGGGCTGCGCGGTGGATGCGGTGGTGCAGAACGGTGTGTGGGTGCGCCAGGAACCGGTGTTCGATTCGCCCATCAACCTGGGCGCGCACTGCGCCAAGGGCGCCGCGCTGCGCGAGCACGGCCATGGCGAATACCGCCTGAAGACGCCGATGAAGCTGGTGGACGGCCGCTACCAGCGCATCAGCTGGGAGCAGGCACTGGGCGAGATCGTCGAGAAGATGAAGGCGATCCGCCAGGAGACCGGGCCGGACTCGTTCTTCTTCGTCGGCTCGTCCAAGCACAGCAACGAGCAGTCGTATCTGCTGCGCAAGTGGGTGTCGTTCTTCGGCACCAACAACTGCGACCACCAGGCGCGCATCTGCCACTCCACCACCGTGGCGGGCGTGGCGAACACCTGGGGCTACGGCGCGATGACCAACTCGTACAACGACATGCAGAACGCCAGGTGCGCGCTGTATATCGGCTCGAACGCGGCGGAGGCGCACCCGGTGTCGATGCTGCACCTGCTGCATGCCAAGGAGACCGGCTGCAAGGTGATCGTGGTCGACCCGCGCTACACGCGCACGGCGGCCAAGTCCGATGAGTACGTGCGCATCCGCTCGGGCACGGACATCTCATTCCTGTTTGGCCTGCTGTATCACATCTTCCAGAACGGCTGGGAGGACAAGCAGTTCCTGCACGACCGCGTCTATGGCATGGACAAGGTGCGCGACGAGGTCATGGCCAAGTGGACGCCGGATAAGGTCGAAGAAGTGTGCGGCGTGCCCGAGGCGCAGGTCCGCAAGGTCGCCGAGATGATGGCGATGAACCGCCCGAGCACGCTGGTGTGGTGCATGGGCCAGACCCAGCACACCATCGGCAACGCCATCGTGCGCGCGTCGTGCATCGTGCAGTTGGCGCTGGGCAATATCGGCAAGTCGGGCGGCGGCGCCAACATCTTCCGTGGCCACGACAATGTGCAGGGTGCCACCGATGTCGGCCCGAACCCCGATTCGCTGCCGGGCTACTACGGCCTGGCCGCCGGTGCGTGGAAGCACTATGCCGCGGTGTGGGGCGTCGACTACGACTGGATCAAGGGCCGCTTCGCCTCGCAGGCGATGATGGAGAAATCGGGCACCACCGTCTCGCGCTGGATCGACGCGGTGCTGGAGAAGAACGAACTGATCGACCAGGACAACAACGTCCGCGCGATGTTCTACTGGGGCCATGCGCCCAACTCGCAGACGCGCGGCCTGGAGATGAAGCACGCGCTCGACAAGCTCGACCTGCTGGTGGTGATCGACCCGTACCCCTCGGCCACCGCGGCAATGGCCAACATGCCCGCCGCCGACGGCACGCCGCCCAACCCGAACCGCGCGGTCTACCTGCTGCCCGCCGCCACGCAGTTCGAGACCTCGGGCTCGTGCACCGCGTCCAACCGTTCGCTGCAATGGCGCGAGAAGGTGATCGAGCCGCTGTTCGAGTCGCAGCCGGACCACGTCATCATGCAGGCCCTGGCCGATCGGCTCGGCTTCGGCAACGAGCTGTCGAAGCACCTCAAGATCACCGAGTACAAGCGCGCCGGCATGACCTGGCGCGAGCCCGGGACTGAGTCGATCCTGCGCGAGATCAACCGCAGCAACTGGACCATCGGCTACACCGGCCAATCGCCGGAGCGTCTGCAGGCCCACATGCGCAACATGCACCTGTTCGACGTGCGCACGCTGCGCTGCAAGGGCGGCAAGGACCCGGTCACCGGCTACGACCTGACCGGTGATTACTTCGGCTTGCCGTGGCCGTGCTATGGCACCCCCGAACTGAAGCATCCCGGCACGGCCAACCTGTACGACACGGGCAAGCATGTGATGGACGGCGGCGGCAACTTCCGCGCCAACTTCGGCGTGGAGCGCGACGGCGTCAACCTGCTGGCGGAAGACGGCTCGTATTCGCTCGGCGCGGAACTGACCACCGGGTACCCCGAGTTCGACCACGTGTTCCTGAAGAAACTCGGCTGGTGGGACGACCTCACCGATGCCGAGAAGAAAGCCGCCGAAGGCAAGAACTGGAAGACCGACCTGTCCGGCGGCATCCAGCGCGTGGCGATGAAGCACGGCTGCCATCCGTTCGGCAATGCCAAGGCGCGGGCCGTGGTGTGGAACTTCCCCGACCCGATTCCGCAGCATCGCGAGCCGTTGTATTCCACGCGGCCCGACATGGTCGCCAAGTACCCGACGCACGACGACAAGAAGACCTTCTGGCGGCTGCCGACGCTGTACAAGACCGTGCAGCAGCGCAACATCGAGAACAAGGTCTACGAGCAGTTCCCGATCATCCTCACCTCCGGCAGGCTGGTCGAGTACGAGGGCGGCGGCGAAGAGACGCGCTCCAACCCGTGGCTGGCCGAGCTGCAGCAGGAGAACTTCGTCGAGATCAACCCGAAGGCCGCCGCCGACCGGGGCATCCGCAACAACGACTACGTGTGGGTCAAGACACCGACCGGCGCCCGCATCAAGGTGCGCGCCCTGGTGACCGAGCGCGTGGGCGTGGACCATGCCTTCATCCCGTTCCACTTCTCGGGCTGGTGGCAGGGCAAGGATCTGCTGGACTACTACCCCGAGGGCGCCCACCCGATCGTGCGCGGCGAGGCCGTCAACACGGCCACCACCTACGGTTACGACTCGGTGACGATGATGCAGGAAACCAAGACGACGGTCTGCCAGATCGAGCGTTTTGCATAA
- a CDS encoding 4Fe-4S binding protein — protein sequence MPTLVCSCNHTMPLDADAVSDGLRASGAPVDVPGQTHHLLCRREIGAFTRALDGAEDVVVACTQEQALFTEVAAQYGGVTAPIHFVNVRETGGWSAGARRDARGFHAKTAALLAVAGLPAPDPVPVVDYRCDGNLLIVGPAERVLPWAERLADPLSVTVLATGRDRTAGPLSPPMARRWPVHAGELAQVGGWLGAFDVQWRSRNPIDLDRCTRCNACIDACPEDAIDTLYQIDLDACRDHRDCVKACGEAMAIDFGRLDAPQTYAGRFDLIFDLNDAPAFVQHQPPQGYFHAGADAGRQLTASLALLRLVGEFEKPRFFQYKASICAHGRNGQVGCDACVQVCSAAAITSQWQDGRGSVHVAPNLCVGCGACTTACPTGALTYAYPSAPYQGRKLKTLLSTYAAAGGRDAVVLLHNGGRGRALIEQLGRAARTGKAQGVPVNVLPVEVFHAASTGLDLWLSALAYGAARVALLLTEDDAPQYRATLAEQVAVARAVLTGLGEPADASGVVLIDVEDAAALDARLNAAEVCGPLHGFRAGMPPATFAVAAAKRETLDFALDHLARHADAADAVIPLPAGAPFGVIEVDRARCTLCMACVSACPSQALRDQAEQPVLSMIERNCVQCGLCETTCPEDAIALVPRLNLSAGARQPVTLNATEPFHCIRCGKPFGTAQMITAMIARLGAHPAFAGAAGERLKMCGDCRVIDMLERGEQPGATP from the coding sequence ATGCCCACGCTGGTCTGCAGTTGCAATCACACGATGCCGCTCGACGCCGACGCGGTGAGCGACGGGCTGCGTGCGTCCGGCGCGCCCGTCGATGTGCCGGGCCAGACGCATCACCTGCTGTGCCGCCGCGAGATCGGCGCCTTCACCCGGGCCCTGGACGGCGCCGAGGACGTGGTCGTCGCCTGCACGCAGGAGCAAGCGCTGTTCACCGAGGTGGCGGCCCAGTACGGCGGCGTGACCGCGCCGATCCATTTCGTCAATGTGCGCGAGACCGGCGGGTGGTCGGCGGGGGCGCGGCGGGATGCGCGCGGCTTCCACGCCAAGACCGCGGCCTTGCTGGCCGTGGCCGGCCTGCCGGCGCCGGACCCGGTGCCCGTGGTCGACTACCGCTGCGACGGCAACCTGCTGATCGTCGGCCCGGCTGAGCGCGTGCTGCCCTGGGCCGAGCGCCTGGCCGACCCGTTGAGCGTGACCGTGCTCGCGACCGGCCGCGACCGCACCGCCGGTCCGCTGTCGCCGCCGATGGCCCGCCGCTGGCCGGTCCACGCGGGCGAGCTGGCGCAGGTGGGCGGCTGGCTCGGCGCGTTCGATGTGCAGTGGCGCAGCCGCAACCCGATCGACCTGGACCGCTGCACGCGCTGCAACGCCTGTATCGACGCCTGCCCCGAAGACGCCATCGACACGCTCTACCAGATCGACCTGGACGCCTGCCGCGACCACCGCGACTGCGTCAAAGCCTGCGGCGAGGCGATGGCCATCGACTTCGGGCGGCTCGATGCGCCGCAGACGTACGCTGGCCGGTTCGACCTGATCTTCGATCTGAACGACGCGCCGGCCTTTGTCCAGCACCAGCCGCCGCAGGGCTACTTCCACGCCGGCGCCGATGCCGGCCGTCAGCTCACCGCGTCGCTGGCGCTGCTCCGGCTGGTGGGCGAGTTCGAGAAGCCCAGGTTCTTCCAGTACAAGGCATCGATCTGTGCGCATGGCCGCAACGGCCAGGTCGGCTGCGACGCCTGTGTGCAGGTCTGTTCGGCCGCGGCGATCACGTCGCAATGGCAGGACGGGCGCGGCAGCGTGCACGTCGCGCCGAACCTGTGTGTCGGCTGCGGCGCCTGTACCACGGCCTGTCCGACCGGTGCGTTGACTTACGCCTACCCGAGCGCGCCGTACCAGGGACGCAAGCTGAAGACGCTGCTGTCGACCTACGCGGCGGCGGGCGGGCGCGATGCGGTGGTGCTGCTGCACAACGGCGGCCGCGGCCGCGCGCTGATCGAGCAGCTCGGCCGCGCTGCGCGGACCGGCAAGGCGCAGGGCGTGCCGGTCAATGTGCTGCCGGTCGAGGTGTTCCATGCGGCGTCGACGGGGCTGGACCTGTGGCTGTCGGCGCTGGCCTATGGGGCGGCGCGCGTCGCCCTCCTGCTGACCGAAGACGATGCGCCGCAGTATCGCGCCACGCTCGCCGAACAGGTCGCGGTGGCCCGGGCCGTGCTGACGGGGCTGGGCGAGCCGGCCGATGCGTCCGGCGTGGTGCTGATCGATGTGGAGGACGCCGCCGCGCTCGATGCGCGGCTCAATGCCGCCGAGGTGTGCGGCCCGTTGCACGGGTTCCGGGCCGGGATGCCGCCCGCCACCTTTGCCGTGGCCGCCGCCAAGCGCGAGACGCTCGATTTCGCGCTCGATCACCTAGCGCGCCACGCCGATGCGGCCGACGCCGTGATCCCGCTGCCGGCCGGTGCGCCGTTCGGTGTCATCGAGGTGGACCGCGCGCGTTGCACGCTGTGCATGGCCTGCGTGAGCGCCTGCCCGTCGCAGGCGCTGCGCGACCAGGCCGAGCAGCCGGTGCTGTCGATGATCGAACGCAACTGCGTCCAGTGCGGCCTGTGCGAAACCACCTGTCCGGAAGACGCCATCGCCCTGGTGCCGCGTCTGAACCTGTCGGCCGGAGCACGTCAGCCGGTGACGCTCAACGCGACCGAGCCGTTCCATTGCATCCGCTGCGGCAAGCCGTTCGGCACGGCGCAGATGATCACGGCCATGATCGCCCGGCTCGGTGCCCATCCGGCCTTTGCAGGCGCGGCGGGCGAGCGCCTCAAGATGTGCGGCGACTGCCGCGTGATCGACATGCTGGAGCGGGGCGAACAGCCCGGCGCCACGCCCTGA
- a CDS encoding twin-arginine translocation signal domain-containing protein, with protein sequence MPDPKPPHAPAQADASEAASTRRRFLVGAAVAAAAAGTAATAGRLVPPPASDATTGPADDKASGYRLTEHIRKYYKTTWI encoded by the coding sequence ATGCCAGACCCGAAGCCCCCCCACGCCCCGGCCCAGGCTGACGCCAGCGAGGCCGCGTCCACGCGGCGCCGTTTCCTGGTGGGTGCCGCCGTTGCTGCGGCGGCGGCCGGTACGGCGGCCACGGCGGGCCGCCTGGTGCCGCCGCCGGCTTCCGATGCCACCACCGGGCCCGCCGACGACAAGGCCAGCGGCTACCGGCTGACCGAGCACATCCGCAAGTACTACAAGACCACGTGGATCTGA
- a CDS encoding TorD/DmsD family molecular chaperone, whose protein sequence is MTDAQPLRFQPAATPADSAEDLARADLYGLLATLLYRAPDAGLLQRIAAAPRGPAGAAGADLGADPADAEAAEDSALTQAWRRLVARAGQTTAAQADDEYTELFIGVGKPEVFLYGSYYQAGFLNEKPLVAVRADLRRYGLERAEGITETEDHLAALCEVMRYLIAGEDAAAAQMAEQRAFFERHLAPWAESACDAVLQHPRAAFYAEVAGLAKAFFEVERLALELA, encoded by the coding sequence ATGACCGACGCCCAGCCCTTGCGGTTCCAGCCCGCCGCCACGCCCGCCGACAGCGCGGAGGATCTCGCCCGTGCCGACCTGTACGGCCTGCTGGCGACGCTGCTGTACCGCGCGCCGGACGCGGGTTTGCTGCAGCGCATCGCCGCTGCGCCGCGGGGTCCGGCGGGCGCTGCCGGGGCCGATCTAGGGGCCGACCCCGCTGACGCGGAGGCCGCCGAGGACAGCGCCCTGACGCAAGCCTGGCGCCGCCTGGTCGCCCGTGCGGGCCAGACCACCGCCGCGCAGGCCGACGATGAATACACCGAGCTGTTCATCGGCGTGGGCAAGCCGGAAGTGTTCCTGTACGGCTCGTATTACCAGGCGGGCTTCCTCAACGAGAAGCCCCTGGTGGCGGTGCGCGCCGACCTGCGCCGCTACGGCCTGGAACGCGCCGAGGGCATCACCGAGACCGAAGACCATCTCGCCGCGCTGTGCGAGGTGATGCGCTACTTGATCGCCGGGGAGGATGCCGCCGCGGCGCAGATGGCCGAGCAGCGGGCGTTCTTCGAGCGCCATCTGGCGCCGTGGGCCGAGTCTGCTTGCGATGCTGTGCTGCAGCACCCGCGCGCCGCGTTCTATGCCGAGGTGGCGGGGCTGGCGAAGGCGTTTTTCGAAGTCGAGCGGCTCGCTCTTGAACTGGCGTGA
- a CDS encoding OmpA family protein, translating into MKAKLISVSLIALLAAGCATQQQNQTLAGTGVGAAVGAGIGALVGNSKGAAIGGALGAAGGAAVGYNWNAIKSKLTGDTAGTGTQISEQPDGSLKLNIPSQVSFDTDSAVIKPSFRGPLDSVAETLTQHPELAASVVGHTDSTGNPNYNMSLSQRRAQSVTSYLTDRGVARNRLTAEGRGQTQPVGDNATEAGRAQNRRVEIYLKPIQG; encoded by the coding sequence ATGAAAGCCAAGCTTATTTCCGTTTCGCTGATCGCCCTGCTGGCCGCCGGCTGCGCCACCCAGCAGCAGAACCAGACCCTGGCCGGCACGGGCGTGGGCGCAGCCGTGGGCGCCGGCATCGGCGCGCTGGTCGGCAACAGCAAGGGCGCGGCCATCGGCGGCGCGCTGGGCGCGGCCGGCGGTGCGGCCGTCGGCTACAACTGGAACGCGATCAAGTCCAAGCTGACCGGCGACACGGCCGGCACCGGCACGCAGATCTCCGAGCAGCCCGACGGCTCGCTCAAGCTGAACATTCCGAGCCAGGTCTCGTTCGATACCGACAGCGCCGTGATCAAGCCGTCCTTCCGCGGCCCGCTGGACAGCGTGGCCGAAACCCTGACCCAGCATCCTGAACTGGCCGCCAGCGTGGTCGGCCACACCGACAGCACCGGCAACCCGAACTACAACATGAGCCTGTCGCAGCGCCGGGCCCAGAGCGTGACCAGCTACCTGACCGACCGCGGCGTGGCCCGCAACCGCCTGACCGCCGAGGGCCGCGGCCAGACGCAGCCGGTCGGGGATAACGCCACCGAGGCCGGTCGCGCACAAAATCGCCGCGTCGAAATTTATTTGAAACCAATCCAGGGGTGA
- the fdh3B gene encoding formate dehydrogenase FDH3 subunit beta gives MARMKFICDSERCIECNACTTACKNEHEVPWGVNRRRVVTINDGMVGAEKSISVACMHCSDAPCMAVCPVDCFYRTEDGVVLHDKDVCIGCGYCSYACPFGAPQFPSQGTFGVRGKMDKCTFCAGGPEPNGSEAEFEKYGRNRLAEGKLPLCAEMCSTKALLGGDGDVIADILRNRVMKRGKGAELFGWGTAYGGAGKSAQAAPAAPVAPAAPATPATPAAKPDAPASGAY, from the coding sequence ATGGCGCGCATGAAATTCATCTGTGACAGCGAGCGCTGCATCGAATGCAACGCCTGCACCACCGCCTGCAAGAACGAGCACGAGGTGCCGTGGGGCGTGAACCGGCGCCGCGTGGTCACCATCAACGACGGCATGGTCGGCGCGGAGAAATCCATCTCGGTGGCGTGCATGCACTGTTCGGACGCGCCGTGCATGGCGGTCTGTCCGGTCGATTGCTTCTACCGCACCGAAGACGGCGTGGTGCTGCACGACAAGGACGTCTGCATCGGCTGCGGCTATTGCTCGTACGCGTGCCCGTTCGGCGCGCCGCAGTTCCCGAGCCAGGGCACCTTCGGCGTGCGCGGCAAGATGGACAAGTGCACCTTCTGCGCGGGCGGCCCCGAGCCGAACGGCAGCGAGGCCGAGTTCGAGAAGTACGGTCGCAACCGCCTGGCCGAGGGCAAGCTGCCGCTGTGCGCGGAGATGTGCTCGACCAAGGCGCTGTTGGGCGGCGACGGGGATGTCATTGCCGACATCCTGCGCAATCGCGTGATGAAGCGGGGAAAAGGAGCGGAGCTGTTCGGCTGGGGGACGGCCTATGGAGGCGCCGGCAAGAGCGCCCAGGCCGCACCGGCTGCACCGGTTGCTCCGGCCGCGCCTGCCACGCCTGCCACGCCTGCCGCCAAGCCGGACGCACCGGCCTCGGGAGCGTACTAG
- a CDS encoding DUF3306 domain-containing protein codes for MSESSFLSRWSRRKAADRRGEPEPGPAQPADEPPAAHVAPAPAPVASTAEPVPDAPPPTLEDAARLTPADDFAPFVAQGVDEAVKRAALKKLFADPHFNVMDGLDTYIDDYSQPDPIPPEMLRELRQATVLRLFGPPDEAGSNTVDSEPASAPGAPGVAAGEGPPAQPPVPPAPDASAQATPHSDDKPPSVE; via the coding sequence ATGAGCGAGTCGTCCTTCCTGTCCCGCTGGTCGCGCCGCAAGGCCGCCGACCGGCGCGGCGAGCCGGAGCCCGGTCCGGCGCAGCCGGCCGACGAGCCGCCCGCGGCGCATGTTGCGCCCGCTCCTGCTCCCGTGGCCTCTACCGCCGAACCGGTGCCCGATGCTCCGCCGCCCACGCTCGAAGACGCCGCCAGGCTGACGCCGGCCGACGATTTCGCCCCCTTCGTCGCGCAGGGGGTGGACGAAGCCGTCAAGCGCGCCGCGCTCAAGAAGCTGTTCGCCGATCCGCACTTCAACGTGATGGACGGGTTGGATACGTACATCGACGACTACTCGCAGCCCGATCCGATCCCGCCCGAGATGCTGCGGGAGCTTAGGCAGGCGACGGTGTTGCGGCTGTTCGGGCCGCCCGACGAGGCGGGTTCGAACACGGTGGATTCCGAACCCGCGTCCGCGCCCGGAGCGCCCGGTGTTGCGGCCGGGGAGGGGCCGCCCGCTCAGCCGCCGGTACCGCCTGCGCCTGACGCATCCGCCCAGGCAACCCCGCATAGCGACGACAAGCCACCCTCCGTAGAATGA